One Candidatus Acidulodesulfobacterium ferriphilum genomic window carries:
- a CDS encoding FliI/YscN family ATPase: protein MGKIINLKEYNCLLKSVDRFIIKGKLTKAVGLILEAKHPALSIGKICKIQSKNQAKRECVLAEVIGFNNDKAILMPYGDISGINLESEVILLDEEEKFPAGPELKGRVLDPFGNPLDDKGKITCRDFAKIFNDPPPPLSRKRIQEVMDVGVRAINSFLTICKGQRIGIFAGSGVGKSTLLGMITKNSNADINVVALIGERGREVKEFVEKNLGEEGLKKSVVIVATSDKSPLIRLRGAFAATAIAEYFRDAGLDVLFLMDSITRFAMASREVGLSAGEPPTVRGYTPSVFAVLPKLLERAANSDTGSITGIYTVLVEGDDMNEPISDTARSILDGHIVLSRKIAENGIFPAIDILNSISRVMPDVISESHLLKTREVLKVASEYRVNEDLINIGAYSKGTNEKIDFAIDHMESIENYIRQTPDETYSFEESLEGLNTLLN, encoded by the coding sequence ATGGGCAAAATTATTAATTTAAAAGAATATAACTGCCTTCTTAAAAGCGTTGACAGGTTTATTATTAAAGGCAAATTAACAAAGGCCGTGGGACTTATTCTCGAAGCCAAACACCCCGCTCTTTCCATAGGAAAGATTTGTAAAATTCAAAGTAAAAATCAGGCTAAAAGAGAATGCGTTCTGGCGGAGGTTATAGGTTTTAATAACGATAAGGCGATACTCATGCCGTACGGGGATATTAGCGGAATAAATTTAGAAAGTGAAGTGATTCTGCTTGACGAAGAAGAGAAATTTCCGGCAGGACCGGAACTTAAGGGCAGGGTTTTGGATCCGTTTGGCAATCCTTTAGATGATAAGGGTAAAATAACCTGCAGGGACTTTGCAAAAATATTCAACGACCCGCCGCCGCCGCTTTCAAGAAAAAGAATACAGGAGGTTATGGATGTTGGGGTGAGGGCGATAAATTCTTTCCTTACAATTTGCAAAGGGCAGAGGATTGGAATTTTTGCAGGCTCAGGCGTGGGCAAAAGCACTCTTCTTGGAATGATTACAAAAAATTCAAACGCTGATATTAATGTAGTCGCTTTAATCGGCGAAAGAGGGAGAGAGGTCAAAGAGTTTGTCGAAAAAAACCTTGGAGAAGAGGGATTAAAAAAATCGGTTGTTATCGTTGCGACATCCGATAAATCTCCCCTGATAAGATTACGGGGGGCGTTTGCCGCTACGGCAATCGCCGAATATTTTAGGGATGCAGGATTAGATGTTTTATTTTTAATGGATTCGATAACAAGGTTTGCAATGGCTTCACGGGAAGTAGGCTTGTCCGCCGGCGAACCGCCGACGGTCAGGGGCTATACCCCGTCGGTTTTTGCTGTTTTGCCGAAGCTTCTAGAACGGGCGGCTAATTCCGATACGGGCAGTATTACAGGTATTTATACGGTTTTAGTGGAAGGCGACGATATGAACGAACCTATTTCCGATACGGCGAGGTCGATATTGGACGGACACATAGTGCTTTCGAGGAAAATTGCGGAAAACGGCATTTTTCCCGCAATAGATATACTTAACAGCATATCCAGAGTGATGCCGGATGTAATTTCGGAAAGCCATTTGCTTAAGACGAGAGAAGTATTAAAAGTGGCGTCGGAATACAGGGTAAATGAGGACCTTATTAATATCGGCGCTTACTCTAAGGGTACGAACGAGAAAATAGATTTTGCAATCGACCATATGGAAAGTATAGAAAATTATATAAGGCAGACGCCGGATGAAACATATTCTTTCGAGGAAAGTTTAGAAGGGCTTAATACCCTGTTAAATTAA
- the dksA gene encoding RNA polymerase-binding protein DksA: protein MNEEKLLYFKNILSKKLEMLLDEALKTVGTMSKEDDNFPDPTDRATLESDRNFELRIRDRERKLISKIQEALERIENGTYGICTECGEEISEKRLGSRPETTMCITCKTKEEELEKKSNIS, encoded by the coding sequence TTGAATGAAGAGAAACTATTATATTTTAAAAACATCCTTAGTAAAAAATTAGAGATGCTGCTTGACGAAGCCCTTAAGACCGTGGGTACCATGTCAAAAGAAGATGATAATTTTCCGGATCCGACCGATAGGGCCACTTTAGAATCCGATAGAAATTTTGAACTTCGCATCAGGGATAGGGAAAGGAAACTTATATCAAAAATACAAGAGGCATTAGAAAGAATAGAAAACGGAACTTACGGCATTTGCACGGAATGCGGGGAAGAAATATCGGAAAAAAGATTAGGATCGCGGCCCGAAACCACAATGTGTATTACATGTAAGACAAAAGAAGAAGAACTTGAAAAAAAATCCAATATTTCATAA
- a CDS encoding response regulator: protein MAKILIYGGGNAAKTMIDMFEGDKNIDITALVARDLNKEGAVFAKERGIKCFSSIKEALNGGLDFNIIFNLTGNPRSSLPELKELADNGVEIINSVSSKLIYDLLYDRHKSHIDKEIIIKQLREQKAYFQNILDDSFDMIIVTDKHGKITEFNKGGEKILGYSKKEIIGGKAKDLYVNPEERDDILSKLKKDHFVANYETVLQRKDKSLADISLTISRILNKDGDIIGTIGISKDITEKKLYEGELKELNESLENKVMERTKQIEESNKELARANELKSKFIANMSHELRTPLNAIIGYSDLLVESKEITDKHKQYINNILISGKHLLQLINNILDIAKIEAGRFSLEYSIFSLKNALDEVISVLKSLADKKSISLNVNYDCSYDYKIYADRIKFKQIIYNLLSNAIKFSFENTEINVACKNIPGTFDIDAAANFKPRNNSGSAGDKIFEYFQMDVINHGIGIPDSFRKNIFEEFIQADNNYSRQYEGTGLGLSLTKKIIELHGGHIHFESTPNETTNFTFIIPNIFDVEVIPLKPAEQEEALITIDSKSFFRDNNIKRNKPLVLVVEDDRATSELFTINLVNSGYSVAHAYDGVEAVEKTKSLKPFAVLLDIMIPKKDGWEILSELKSDRDTKNIPVIITSVIDNKDLGFALGATDYLIKPIDKETLIYTLSQFTLTSKRKRRQVNILLIDDDPIVHKMIEKILVPEGFNLLHAYNGEEGLKMAIELKPDLILLDLIMPDIDGFEVAENIKKHPISAQIPIFIITSKDLSVEERLRLSGNIERIIGKKAFSAEELSRSIRELELIYPQKAGLFDEITGLLDRNYFNIRLAQEISRAKRYNIAFSVVFFDIDNFKEYAGIVGNFHSDIALKKIADTLKKYLRGSDVVARFGYDEFALILNNTLKEPAAYVANRFCSIIRDYPFYKEEELKSKKLTASFVVASFPKDGDSPEELISKIYNRLCDVKNSGGGAVIEVS, encoded by the coding sequence ATGGCAAAAATCCTGATTTACGGCGGGGGGAATGCCGCCAAGACAATGATCGACATGTTTGAAGGCGATAAAAATATCGATATTACCGCCTTGGTTGCCAGGGATTTAAATAAAGAGGGCGCAGTTTTTGCGAAGGAAAGGGGTATTAAATGCTTTTCAAGCATTAAAGAGGCGCTTAACGGCGGGCTTGACTTTAATATCATATTTAATTTAACAGGAAACCCGCGGTCATCTCTTCCAGAGCTTAAAGAGCTTGCGGACAACGGCGTAGAGATTATAAATTCCGTCAGCTCTAAGTTAATTTACGACCTTCTTTACGATAGACATAAAAGCCACATCGATAAAGAAATCATAATTAAGCAGTTAAGGGAGCAAAAAGCATATTTTCAAAATATTCTCGACGATTCTTTCGATATGATTATCGTTACCGATAAACACGGCAAGATTACCGAGTTTAATAAAGGCGGCGAAAAGATACTTGGATACTCCAAAAAGGAGATAATAGGCGGGAAGGCGAAGGATTTATATGTAAATCCGGAAGAAAGGGACGATATTCTTTCAAAGCTAAAAAAAGACCATTTCGTTGCAAATTATGAAACCGTCTTGCAAAGAAAAGATAAAAGTCTTGCGGATATATCCCTTACAATATCGCGCATTTTAAATAAAGACGGCGATATAATCGGAACAATCGGCATTTCTAAAGATATTACGGAAAAAAAGCTATACGAAGGGGAGCTTAAAGAACTTAACGAAAGCCTTGAAAACAAGGTTATGGAGAGGACAAAACAGATTGAGGAGAGCAATAAGGAGCTTGCCAGGGCAAACGAGCTTAAATCAAAATTTATCGCAAATATGTCGCACGAACTCAGAACCCCGCTCAATGCTATCATAGGCTATTCCGACCTTCTGGTGGAGTCGAAAGAGATTACCGATAAACATAAGCAATATATAAATAATATTCTTATTTCGGGAAAACATTTGCTTCAGCTTATAAACAACATATTAGATATAGCAAAAATCGAGGCGGGAAGATTTTCGTTGGAATACTCCATATTTTCATTAAAGAATGCGCTTGATGAAGTTATATCTGTTTTAAAATCCCTTGCAGACAAAAAGAGCATATCTCTTAATGTGAATTATGACTGTAGTTATGATTATAAAATATATGCCGATAGAATAAAATTCAAACAAATAATTTATAACTTATTAAGTAATGCAATCAAATTTTCTTTTGAAAATACCGAAATTAATGTTGCCTGCAAGAATATTCCGGGGACTTTCGACATTGATGCAGCCGCCAATTTTAAGCCTCGCAACAATAGCGGGTCAGCCGGAGATAAAATATTCGAATATTTCCAGATGGATGTTATAAATCACGGTATCGGCATTCCCGACAGCTTTAGAAAAAATATTTTTGAGGAATTTATTCAGGCCGACAACAATTATTCAAGGCAATATGAAGGCACCGGCCTCGGGCTTTCTTTGACAAAAAAAATAATTGAACTTCACGGCGGACATATACATTTTGAATCCACCCCGAATGAAACCACTAATTTTACATTTATAATTCCAAATATATTCGATGTTGAAGTAATACCGCTAAAACCTGCCGAACAGGAAGAAGCTCTAATAACAATAGATTCTAAGTCCTTTTTTAGGGATAACAATATTAAAAGAAACAAACCGCTGGTTCTTGTTGTGGAAGACGACAGGGCAACTTCGGAACTGTTCACAATCAATCTTGTAAATTCGGGGTATTCCGTTGCACATGCGTATGACGGCGTCGAGGCTGTCGAAAAAACTAAATCTTTAAAGCCGTTTGCCGTCCTTCTCGATATAATGATACCGAAAAAAGATGGGTGGGAGATTCTAAGCGAATTAAAATCGGATAGGGATACAAAAAACATACCTGTAATTATAACAAGCGTAATCGACAATAAAGATCTCGGATTTGCTCTGGGAGCTACCGACTACCTCATAAAGCCTATCGACAAAGAAACCTTGATTTATACGCTATCCCAGTTTACTCTTACTTCGAAAAGAAAAAGAAGGCAGGTAAATATTTTATTGATAGACGATGACCCCATCGTCCATAAAATGATAGAAAAAATCCTTGTCCCCGAAGGCTTTAATTTGCTTCACGCTTACAACGGCGAAGAGGGGCTTAAAATGGCGATAGAACTTAAACCGGATTTAATCCTCTTAGATTTAATTATGCCGGATATTGACGGATTTGAAGTTGCCGAGAACATTAAAAAGCACCCTATCTCTGCTCAAATTCCTATTTTTATTATAACTTCAAAGGATCTGTCCGTCGAGGAAAGATTAAGGCTTTCCGGCAACATCGAAAGAATAATCGGCAAAAAAGCCTTTTCAGCCGAGGAACTCAGCCGTTCGATAAGGGAACTGGAACTTATATATCCGCAAAAGGCGGGACTTTTTGATGAAATTACGGGACTGTTAGACCGTAACTACTTTAATATAAGGCTTGCTCAGGAGATTAGCAGGGCTAAAAGGTATAATATAGCATTCAGCGTGGTCTTTTTCGATATCGATAATTTTAAAGAGTATGCGGGGATAGTCGGTAATTTTCATTCCGATATAGCCCTTAAAAAGATTGCGGACACTCTAAAAAAATATTTAAGGGGTTCCGATGTAGTGGCGAGATTCGGATATGATGAATTTGCCCTTATACTTAACAATACTTTGAAAGAACCGGCAGCTTATGTTGCAAATCGATTTTGCTCCATTATCAGAGACTACCCGTTTTATAAAGAAGAGGAACTTAAGTCGAAAAAATTGACGGCTTCGTTTGTTGTTGCCTCGTTTCCGAAAGACGGAGATTCTCCTGAGGAACTTATTTCTAAAATCTACAATAGATTGTGCGATGTTAAAAATTCCGGCGGCGGCGCGGTAATCGAGGTAAGCTAA
- a CDS encoding HDOD domain-containing protein — MEYGRKNVDRLDELMSTIQKTDNIPTLPKIINKITDLMDDDTFSVKYIGELMTKDLSLSARILKIVNSPFYGFSQRIYNLNHAIVLLGANVLKSIVISTSVFTAMKESMEGLWEHSLFCAFTAKCVARTLNKDKKRLISNGNKKKYMIDEDLVFSAALLHDIGKVIIATTFKNDFKNIIETAKHNNIPLIDIEYKNFNTSHDYLGYVLIKEWHLPPSIYFPIKYHHNLVLADEFKIETAIINLADFLTKSIGIGFSGSPYIEKLNGEVIKILGIDIDFIRNIIEEIYSFKEELYIFD, encoded by the coding sequence ATGGAATACGGGCGAAAAAATGTCGATAGGTTAGATGAATTAATGTCAACTATCCAAAAAACCGATAATATTCCTACATTACCGAAGATTATTAACAAAATTACGGATTTGATGGATGACGACACTTTTTCCGTAAAATATATCGGGGAATTGATGACAAAGGATTTAAGCCTTTCGGCTCGAATCTTAAAAATAGTCAATTCCCCTTTTTATGGATTTTCTCAAAGAATATACAATTTAAACCATGCCATCGTTTTACTTGGCGCTAATGTTTTAAAAAGCATAGTAATTTCCACATCGGTATTTACCGCAATGAAGGAATCGATGGAAGGGCTGTGGGAGCACAGTCTTTTTTGCGCCTTCACGGCCAAGTGTGTCGCCAGAACATTAAATAAAGATAAAAAGAGACTTATTTCAAACGGAAATAAGAAAAAGTATATGATAGACGAGGATTTGGTATTTTCGGCGGCTCTTCTCCACGACATTGGAAAGGTTATAATAGCGACCACATTTAAAAATGATTTTAAAAATATTATAGAAACCGCCAAACATAATAATATACCGTTAATAGATATCGAATATAAAAATTTTAATACCTCTCACGATTATCTTGGTTATGTCCTCATTAAAGAATGGCATCTGCCGCCGTCCATATATTTTCCGATAAAGTATCATCACAATTTAGTATTGGCGGATGAATTTAAGATAGAAACCGCAATAATAAATCTCGCCGATTTTTTAACAAAGTCGATAGGCATAGGATTTTCTGGAAGTCCTTATATTGAAAAGTTAAACGGGGAGGTCATCAAAATACTCGGCATAGATATAGATTTCATAAGAAACATAATAGAAGAAATATATTCCTTCAAGGAAGAGCTTTATATCTTCGATTAG
- the mqnC gene encoding dehypoxanthine futalosine cyclase → MNNTLTAASYPSSRINKEQAVNLFRKKNILELGRMANEIRKDKHPRNIVTFIIDRNINYTNICTSRCKFCAFYKEPQDKDAYVLNDDDIFKKIKETADLGGTQILLQGGLNPDIGFDYYLNLLSAIKEKFNIHIHAFSPPEIFYLADANNITVKETILLLKDAGLDSIPGGGAEILVDRVRKKISPNKIGSDKWLKVMEEAHSAGLRSSATMMFGTIETDEEIIEHLFKLRNLQDKTGGFRAFIPWSFQSKHTKLNPKGVYGHYYLKVLAISRIVLDNFDNIQSSWVTQGVKMGQAALSFGANDMGSTMIEENVVKAAGTQNVMADEKIMVKLIKDAGFIPAQRFNSYDIVKFY, encoded by the coding sequence ATGAATAATACTTTAACGGCGGCTTCTTATCCAAGCTCAAGAATAAACAAAGAACAGGCTGTCAATCTTTTCAGGAAGAAAAATATTCTCGAACTTGGAAGGATGGCGAATGAAATAAGAAAAGATAAACATCCGCGAAACATAGTTACTTTTATTATCGACAGGAATATCAACTATACCAATATCTGTACATCCAGGTGTAAATTTTGCGCTTTCTATAAAGAGCCGCAGGATAAGGACGCTTATGTTTTAAACGATGACGATATTTTTAAAAAAATTAAAGAAACGGCGGATTTAGGCGGGACTCAAATTTTACTGCAGGGAGGATTAAATCCGGATATCGGTTTTGATTATTATTTAAATCTTTTATCCGCAATTAAGGAAAAATTTAATATTCACATACATGCCTTTTCTCCGCCCGAAATTTTTTACTTAGCGGATGCAAATAATATTACCGTCAAGGAAACGATTCTTCTTTTAAAAGATGCGGGGCTGGATTCTATTCCCGGCGGCGGAGCGGAAATATTAGTCGATAGAGTGAGAAAAAAAATAAGCCCGAATAAAATAGGCAGCGACAAATGGCTTAAAGTGATGGAAGAAGCTCACAGCGCAGGTTTGCGTTCATCTGCCACAATGATGTTCGGAACTATAGAAACGGATGAAGAGATTATAGAGCATCTTTTTAAACTTCGCAATCTTCAGGATAAAACAGGCGGCTTCAGGGCATTTATCCCGTGGAGTTTTCAAAGCAAACATACAAAATTAAACCCCAAAGGCGTATATGGACACTATTATCTTAAAGTGCTGGCAATTTCCAGGATAGTCCTCGATAATTTTGACAACATTCAATCCTCATGGGTCACGCAGGGAGTAAAAATGGGCCAGGCCGCGTTAAGTTTTGGCGCAAACGATATGGGTTCGACAATGATAGAAGAAAATGTCGTTAAAGCGGCAGGGACTCAAAATGTCATGGCTGACGAAAAAATTATGGTAAAGCTTATTAAAGATGCAGGATTTATTCCCGCCCAGAGATTTAATAGTTATGATATAGTAAAATTTTATTAA
- a CDS encoding response regulator: protein MLLSSILKNGDMPLLTDTGNNAGQGVNPPVTVSFVVSGAVSYSNILIADDNSVNANLMKAILESTGERYNITIVNDGKEALDMISSNINFDLIILDIMMPKVNGLEVLKELRREDNNIEPAQTRLCCNFPVMIVSALTDPLTVARGIEMGANDYMVKPISKDVFKAKVVFLINQKKMYDALINLNPQNNGE from the coding sequence ATGCTATTAAGTTCTATTTTAAAAAACGGCGACATGCCCCTTTTAACCGATACGGGCAATAACGCCGGTCAAGGCGTTAACCCGCCCGTGACCGTGAGCTTTGTCGTTAGCGGCGCGGTTTCCTATTCTAATATACTTATTGCGGATGATAACTCGGTAAATGCCAATCTAATGAAAGCAATTTTGGAATCTACGGGAGAAAGGTACAATATTACCATTGTAAACGACGGCAAAGAGGCGCTCGACATGATTTCGTCAAATATAAATTTTGATTTAATTATACTGGATATTATGATGCCGAAGGTTAACGGTCTTGAAGTTCTAAAAGAATTGCGCAGGGAAGATAACAACATAGAGCCTGCGCAAACCCGCCTTTGTTGCAATTTTCCCGTTATGATTGTGAGCGCTTTAACGGATCCCCTGACGGTTGCCAGGGGAATTGAAATGGGAGCGAACGATTATATGGTAAAACCGATTTCCAAAGATGTCTTTAAAGCTAAAGTTGTTTTTTTGATAAATCAAAAAAAGATGTACGACGCACTAATTAACCTAAACCCGCAGAATAACGGCGAATAA
- a CDS encoding response regulator, with translation MASKNNRQRNKILIVEDNRINMDLLIALLEPFNFNIITALDGYEAIKKADENPGLSLILLDIGLPGIDGIEVFKRLKCTDAAKNVPVIAVTAHAMAGNREHLLSLGFNDFVEKPIDKNILYEKIRGYIK, from the coding sequence ATGGCTTCAAAAAATAACAGGCAACGCAACAAGATTCTTATTGTCGAAGACAATAGGATTAATATGGATCTTTTAATAGCGCTTCTTGAGCCTTTTAATTTTAACATAATAACGGCGCTCGATGGATACGAGGCTATAAAAAAAGCCGATGAAAATCCCGGACTGTCTTTAATTTTACTTGACATAGGTCTTCCGGGAATAGACGGCATCGAAGTATTTAAAAGGCTTAAATGTACGGACGCAGCGAAAAATGTGCCGGTTATTGCCGTTACGGCGCACGCTATGGCAGGCAACCGGGAACACCTTTTGTCGTTAGGTTTTAACGATTTTGTCGAAAAACCGATCGACAAAAACATACTTTATGAAAAAATTAGAGGTTATATAAAATAA
- a CDS encoding flagellar motor protein, which yields MDLASIIGFILGVGGIIFGNFLQGSNLMQLIDPIGFVIVILGTAGATIAGNPMENLKRAMISAKEVIFFKKVDYENTISELINYAAKARKNGVLALESDIEASSDLFIKKALSLVVDGIDPHVVTEIMETELSNIEDVGDESVKIFEQAGGYSPTLGIIGAVLGLIHVMQHLNNPNRLGAGIAVAFTATLYGLAFANTILFPISSKLKINLRAKVMRNELILMGIESIQNGENPRLIEEKLKSFLNESQKRMYEERSKGK from the coding sequence ATGGATTTAGCATCTATCATAGGCTTTATTCTTGGGGTTGGCGGCATAATATTCGGGAATTTCCTGCAGGGTTCCAATTTAATGCAGCTGATAGATCCGATTGGTTTTGTCATAGTCATATTGGGAACCGCCGGCGCAACAATCGCCGGAAATCCTATGGAAAACTTAAAACGGGCTATGATATCCGCTAAAGAAGTAATTTTTTTTAAAAAAGTCGATTATGAAAATACTATTTCGGAATTAATCAATTATGCTGCAAAAGCAAGAAAAAACGGCGTGCTTGCCTTAGAATCTGATATAGAAGCCTCATCCGACCTATTTATAAAAAAGGCGTTATCATTAGTAGTGGATGGGATAGACCCGCATGTCGTAACGGAAATTATGGAAACCGAGCTGTCTAATATAGAAGATGTCGGGGATGAAAGCGTAAAAATTTTCGAACAGGCGGGGGGATATTCTCCAACCCTCGGTATAATCGGAGCCGTCCTCGGACTTATACATGTTATGCAGCATCTAAATAATCCCAACAGGCTTGGGGCAGGCATCGCCGTGGCTTTTACCGCAACCCTTTACGGTCTTGCTTTTGCTAACACAATTTTATTTCCCATATCGAGCAAGCTTAAGATTAATTTAAGAGCAAAAGTTATGAGAAACGAACTGATACTAATGGGTATAGAATCCATTCAAAACGGTGAAAACCCAAGGTTAATAGAAGAAAAGCTGAAATCGTTTTTAAACGAGAGTCAAAAAAGGATGTACGAAGAAAGAAGCAAGGGGAAGTAA
- a CDS encoding GGDEF domain-containing protein, protein MLKKTNIKIFLVSNKDSKYKEIIPGELKEYSFKIFESFNQAYYSVYASPPQLIVIGIENLPCGDGSFQESNGSCMTQLKLINDMQLDNMLSNIPILFVLPANFNFETIKDGQIDRQSSKYYLKDYIKEPLSTGEISYKINSILCSSKSALDANPLTKLPGNSSIMGSIKNKIDENIDFSFSYIDIDNFKSYNDKYGFVRGDEVIMMTSRLIATTVYDISKTRKRDIEKYVLVGHIGGDDFTVVSHAGDALDIANTIIYNFDKIILSFYDNTDKERGYIEAYDRQKILRRFPIMSLSISIIPNANKKITHYGQISEITSALKSSAKESIGSKVVIDKRETTP, encoded by the coding sequence ATGCTGAAAAAGACAAACATAAAAATTTTTCTCGTTTCAAACAAAGACTCTAAATATAAAGAAATTATTCCCGGTGAACTTAAGGAGTATAGCTTTAAAATATTCGAGTCTTTTAATCAAGCCTACTATTCCGTATATGCTTCGCCGCCGCAGTTAATCGTAATCGGCATAGAAAACCTTCCTTGCGGGGATGGCAGCTTTCAAGAGTCTAACGGCTCATGCATGACCCAGCTTAAATTGATAAACGATATGCAGCTTGACAATATGCTTAGCAATATTCCGATACTTTTTGTATTACCGGCGAATTTTAATTTTGAAACCATTAAAGACGGGCAGATAGACCGGCAAAGTTCAAAGTATTATTTAAAGGATTACATTAAAGAACCATTATCAACAGGTGAAATTTCATATAAAATTAACAGTATTTTGTGTTCTTCTAAATCTGCCCTCGATGCCAATCCGCTCACAAAATTGCCCGGAAACTCGTCGATAATGGGGTCAATTAAAAATAAAATAGATGAAAATATAGATTTTTCTTTTTCTTATATAGATATCGATAATTTTAAATCGTATAACGACAAATATGGGTTTGTCAGGGGCGATGAAGTGATTATGATGACCTCGAGGCTTATTGCGACAACAGTCTATGACATATCCAAAACACGCAAAAGGGATATCGAAAAATATGTGCTTGTCGGACATATCGGCGGAGACGACTTTACCGTGGTTTCTCATGCGGGTGATGCGCTGGATATAGCAAACACCATTATATATAACTTTGATAAGATAATACTCTCCTTTTATGATAATACCGACAAAGAAAGAGGCTATATAGAGGCTTATGACAGGCAAAAAATATTGAGGCGGTTTCCGATAATGAGCCTGTCTATTTCAATAATTCCAAATGCAAACAAAAAGATCACGCATTACGGGCAAATCAGCGAAATAACATCGGCTCTTAAGTCTTCCGCCAAAGAAAGTATCGGGTCTAAAGTGGTTATCGATAAAAGGGAAACAACGCCTTAA
- a CDS encoding glycogen synthase: MNVLFMSSEFFPFAKTGGLADVSEAIAVNLVKKGINVTACLPYYNQVQKQNLRMTGKILKMEIEISRECVKIFEDKKNIAKELKFFDIIPYKYKGVNIYFLKNDYLFNREFIYGFAGKDYEDNLLRFSLFCHVSLAFFKDNNIKFDIIHANDWQTSLIPIFSKFKFKFPSKILLTIHNLGYQGIFPKEQFPCTGINSILFNPEGMEYFDKINLLKGGIEFSDTVNTVSKKYSAEIQTEEFGFGLSGVLKNKGNIYGILNGIDYDEWNPETDKYINKNYSAENFKTGKKSCKRDLLNLFFGKEKSKPLLDRPLLGVVSRLEDQKGLDIFIKIIGRLVEKGCIIAVLGEGEREIEGEFKKIAETYPGNVSVKIIYDNPTAHKMEAGSDFLIMPSKYEPCGQSQMYGMKYGTIPIVRATGGLDDTIISYDGSNINIATGFKFYKFDASELEKTILNAVDIYYNDKKTLRNIIANAMNLNLSWDKRIGDYISLYNDMLNIKH; encoded by the coding sequence ATGAATGTCCTGTTTATGAGTTCGGAATTTTTTCCTTTCGCCAAGACAGGCGGTCTTGCCGATGTTTCCGAGGCTATTGCCGTAAATTTAGTTAAAAAGGGGATAAATGTTACTGCATGTCTTCCTTACTATAATCAGGTTCAAAAACAAAATTTAAGAATGACGGGGAAAATTCTTAAAATGGAAATAGAAATTTCCCGTGAGTGCGTTAAAATATTTGAAGATAAAAAGAATATAGCAAAGGAATTAAAATTTTTTGACATCATTCCTTACAAATATAAAGGCGTAAATATATATTTCTTAAAAAACGATTATCTTTTTAATAGAGAATTTATATATGGATTTGCAGGTAAAGATTACGAGGATAATCTTTTAAGATTTTCCCTGTTTTGCCATGTCAGCCTTGCCTTTTTTAAAGATAATAACATAAAATTCGATATTATCCATGCTAATGACTGGCAAACCTCTTTAATCCCGATTTTTTCAAAATTTAAATTTAAATTTCCTTCTAAAATTTTACTCACAATCCATAATCTTGGCTATCAGGGAATATTTCCAAAAGAACAATTTCCTTGCACGGGCATTAATAGTATCTTATTTAATCCCGAAGGCATGGAATATTTCGACAAGATTAACCTGCTTAAAGGCGGCATAGAATTCAGCGATACGGTTAACACCGTAAGCAAAAAATATTCTGCGGAAATTCAAACGGAAGAGTTTGGTTTCGGTTTATCGGGGGTTCTTAAAAATAAAGGGAATATATACGGGATATTAAACGGTATAGATTATGACGAATGGAACCCTGAAACGGATAAATATATTAATAAAAACTATAGCGCCGAAAATTTTAAAACAGGTAAAAAGTCGTGTAAAAGGGATTTGCTTAATTTGTTTTTCGGCAAAGAAAAGTCAAAGCCGCTTCTTGACAGACCTTTATTGGGCGTAGTTTCAAGGCTGGAAGACCAAAAAGGCCTTGATATTTTTATAAAAATCATCGGCCGTTTGGTTGAAAAAGGGTGTATAATTGCCGTTCTTGGAGAGGGGGAAAGGGAGATTGAGGGTGAATTTAAAAAAATTGCGGAAACATATCCTGGAAATGTTTCCGTTAAAATTATTTACGACAATCCAACAGCCCACAAAATGGAAGCCGGGAGCGATTTTTTAATTATGCCTTCAAAATACGAACCTTGCGGCCAGAGCCAGATGTACGGCATGAAATACGGAACTATTCCGATAGTCCGCGCTACAGGCGGTTTAGATGATACTATAATAAGCTATGACGGTTCAAACATTAATATTGCGACGGGATTTAAGTTTTATAAATTTGACGCGTCCGAACTGGAAAAAACTATTTTAAACGCGGTCGATATTTATTATAATGATAAAAAAACATTACGCAACATTATAGCAAACGCTATGAATTTAAATCTTTCATGGGATAAAAGAATCGGCGATTATATATCCCTTTATAATGATATGCTGAACATTAAACATTAA